A stretch of the Ensifer sp. PDNC004 genome encodes the following:
- the addA gene encoding double-strand break repair helicase AddA, whose amino-acid sequence MRDDSLGPEQATPQGWLDWTSRRQSLASDPDRSAWVSANAGSGKTHVLTQRVIRLLLAGCRPSAILCLTYTKAAASEMSNRVFERLAEWVTLDDATLEKRIEAIEGERPGRLKLQEARRLFARALETPGGLKIQTIHAFCEALLHQFPLEANVAGHFSVLDDRAAAVLLADARRLLLTATAAKDDPALAHAFATVLDIADDTGLEKLLAAIVGNRTAIQVFLEHADGLGGTEAELRRALKLVPGESVDSAMATIWPLAGLNGAALERYFSLAASVGGTKVLDFAEGLRTVSKMTDLGARYDGLRHLFFTGTGKPRAQSAFLNKAMQQAAPDLIDLLDEAYRHVVASIDHISILRMFEATLAALTLAERLNADYEELKRRRSQLDFEDLINRTAALFARGDVSAWVHYKLDQGIDHILVDEAQDTSPAQWTIIQALASDFFSGESARGAARTMFAVGDEKQSIYSFQGARPERFSRESQETERRVRDGGKAFEPIRLQLSFRSTVDVLSAVDAVFANPAHARGLSARSEPVVHASNRIGHPGAVDIWDVIAAEPVDTDEEWTAAFDATPESAPVNILARRIAATLESWIGKETIVEKGVRRPMRPGDVIVLVRKRDAFVNALTRALKRRNNIPVAGADRLVLTKHIAVQDLLALGRFVLLPQDDLSLAALMKSPLFNLGEDALFELAARRGEGESLWQRLQHEADDGILFHQTARTLKSYMALASQLAPHDFYARVLGMHGGRAAFLARLGTEVSDILDEFLTFALDQERSGLPGLQAFVSTLEMEAPTVKREQDKERDEVRIMTVHAAKGLEAPVVFLADGGGAAFSNQHVPSLRFLELTQRDGTVLPLPVWRAPGAESNSLISADGERLKTLAEEEYRRLLYVGMTRAADRLIVCGYRGQRAVADTWHAMVQASLAGDESSRGYPTSFHAGGEEWSGHAWRDKQLERDLPSGDARSADSGRPTTTLPKALSTPLPPQKRLPRPLTPSGVGIAVDEDDGDALVGSALFSEKAPANLSMLRGAILHRLLQVLPSMAGDDRRAAAERYLERSVPSWPPAQRAALIASIETVLAHPDLGAVFSASSRAEVSVMGTLTLGKREHAVSGRIDRLAVGDGVVTIADFKTNRQVPPSPGDIPFAYTAQLAIYRALLQPLYPAHAFRCVLIFTEGPAIHVVPDQALDRSLEDLATK is encoded by the coding sequence ATGAGGGATGACAGCCTCGGCCCCGAGCAGGCGACGCCGCAAGGCTGGCTCGACTGGACCTCGCGCCGGCAGTCGCTGGCCTCGGACCCGGACCGCTCCGCCTGGGTGTCGGCCAATGCCGGCTCCGGCAAGACCCATGTGCTGACCCAGCGGGTGATCCGGCTGCTGCTTGCCGGCTGCCGCCCATCGGCGATCCTCTGCCTCACCTATACCAAGGCGGCGGCGTCCGAAATGTCGAACCGCGTCTTCGAACGGCTGGCCGAATGGGTAACGCTCGACGACGCGACGCTGGAAAAGCGGATCGAGGCGATCGAGGGCGAACGGCCTGGGCGTTTGAAGCTGCAGGAGGCGCGCCGCCTGTTCGCACGCGCGCTGGAGACCCCGGGCGGCCTGAAGATCCAGACGATCCACGCCTTTTGCGAGGCGCTGCTGCACCAGTTCCCGCTGGAGGCCAACGTCGCCGGCCATTTCTCAGTTCTCGACGATCGCGCGGCTGCGGTTCTGCTGGCCGATGCGCGCCGGCTGCTGCTGACCGCGACTGCGGCCAAGGACGATCCGGCGCTTGCCCACGCCTTTGCCACCGTACTCGACATCGCCGACGATACCGGCCTGGAAAAACTGCTGGCCGCAATCGTCGGAAACCGAACCGCGATCCAGGTCTTCCTCGAACACGCCGACGGGCTCGGCGGCACGGAGGCCGAGCTGCGCCGGGCGTTGAAGCTAGTCCCGGGGGAAAGCGTCGACAGCGCCATGGCGACGATCTGGCCCTTGGCGGGTCTGAACGGCGCGGCGCTTGAGCGGTACTTCTCGCTCGCCGCCAGCGTCGGCGGCACGAAGGTGCTCGACTTCGCGGAGGGACTGCGGACCGTTTCGAAGATGACGGACCTCGGCGCGCGCTATGACGGCCTGCGTCATCTGTTCTTCACCGGCACCGGCAAGCCGCGGGCGCAATCCGCCTTTCTCAACAAGGCGATGCAGCAGGCTGCCCCCGATCTCATCGACCTCTTGGACGAGGCCTACCGCCATGTCGTCGCCAGCATCGATCACATCAGCATCCTCCGGATGTTCGAGGCGACGCTGGCGGCGTTGACGCTCGCCGAGCGCCTGAATGCCGACTATGAAGAACTGAAGCGGCGGCGCAGCCAGCTCGATTTCGAGGACCTGATCAACCGAACGGCAGCACTCTTTGCCCGCGGCGATGTCAGCGCCTGGGTGCACTACAAGCTCGATCAGGGCATCGACCATATCCTCGTCGACGAGGCGCAGGACACCAGCCCGGCGCAGTGGACGATCATCCAAGCGCTGGCTTCGGATTTCTTCTCGGGCGAGAGCGCACGCGGTGCGGCCCGCACGATGTTTGCCGTCGGTGACGAGAAACAGTCGATCTACTCGTTCCAGGGTGCGCGTCCGGAGCGTTTTTCGCGCGAGAGCCAGGAGACCGAACGGCGGGTGCGCGACGGCGGCAAGGCTTTCGAGCCGATCCGCCTGCAGCTCTCCTTCCGCTCGACCGTCGACGTGCTGTCGGCCGTCGACGCCGTCTTTGCCAATCCGGCGCATGCGCGGGGCCTCAGCGCCCGCAGCGAGCCGGTGGTGCATGCTTCGAACCGCATCGGCCATCCCGGCGCCGTCGACATCTGGGACGTGATCGCCGCCGAACCGGTGGATACGGACGAGGAATGGACCGCCGCCTTCGACGCGACACCGGAGAGCGCGCCGGTCAATATCCTCGCCCGCCGGATCGCGGCCACGCTGGAAAGCTGGATCGGCAAGGAGACGATCGTCGAGAAGGGAGTTCGCCGGCCGATGCGTCCGGGCGACGTCATCGTGCTGGTTCGCAAACGCGACGCCTTTGTCAACGCGCTGACGAGAGCGCTCAAGCGCCGCAACAACATTCCCGTCGCCGGCGCCGACCGGTTGGTGCTCACCAAGCATATTGCCGTGCAGGACCTGCTCGCCCTCGGGCGGTTCGTGCTTTTGCCGCAGGACGACCTGTCGCTGGCAGCGCTGATGAAGAGCCCGCTGTTCAACCTCGGCGAGGACGCGCTGTTCGAACTCGCGGCCCGGCGCGGCGAGGGCGAAAGCCTTTGGCAGCGGCTGCAGCACGAAGCCGATGACGGCATCCTGTTTCACCAGACGGCGCGAACGCTGAAATCCTACATGGCGCTCGCAAGCCAACTGGCGCCGCATGACTTCTATGCCCGCGTCCTCGGCATGCATGGCGGCCGCGCCGCCTTTCTCGCGCGCCTTGGCACCGAGGTCAGCGACATTCTCGACGAGTTCCTGACCTTCGCGCTCGACCAGGAGCGAAGCGGCCTGCCCGGCCTGCAAGCCTTCGTCTCGACGCTGGAAATGGAAGCACCGACGGTCAAGCGCGAGCAGGACAAGGAACGCGACGAAGTCCGGATCATGACCGTGCACGCGGCCAAGGGCCTGGAAGCGCCGGTCGTCTTCCTCGCCGATGGTGGCGGGGCGGCGTTCAGCAACCAGCATGTGCCCTCTCTCCGCTTTCTGGAACTGACCCAGAGGGATGGCACCGTCCTGCCGCTTCCGGTGTGGCGCGCGCCGGGCGCGGAATCGAACTCGCTCATCAGCGCCGACGGCGAGCGCCTGAAGACGCTGGCAGAGGAGGAATATCGTCGCCTGCTCTATGTCGGCATGACCCGCGCCGCCGACCGCCTGATCGTCTGCGGTTATCGCGGCCAGCGGGCCGTTGCCGATACATGGCATGCCATGGTGCAGGCGAGCCTTGCCGGAGATGAAAGCAGCCGCGGCTACCCGACCAGCTTCCATGCCGGCGGCGAGGAATGGTCCGGCCATGCCTGGCGCGACAAACAGCTTGAGCGCGATCTACCCTCCGGCGATGCACGCTCGGCCGATTCCGGCCGTCCCACCACCACGCTGCCGAAGGCGCTTTCGACGCCGTTGCCGCCGCAAAAGCGGCTACCGCGCCCGCTCACCCCTTCCGGCGTCGGCATTGCGGTCGACGAGGATGACGGCGATGCGCTCGTCGGCTCGGCTCTTTTCTCGGAAAAGGCGCCGGCAAATCTCTCGATGCTGCGGGGCGCCATCCTGCACCGCCTGCTGCAGGTTCTGCCCTCGATGGCGGGAGACGATCGCCGGGCCGCGGCCGAACGCTATCTCGAACGATCCGTGCCCAGCTGGCCGCCGGCACAGCGCGCCGCACTGATCGCCAGCATCGAAACGGTGCTCGCCCATCCGGATCTCGGCGCAGTGTTCTCGGCGAGCAGCCGGGCCGAGGTTTCGGTCATGGGCACGCTGACGCTCGGCAAGCGCGAGCACGCGGTTTCCGGCCGGATCGATCGGCTGGCCGTCGGCGATGGCGTCGTGACGATTGCCGACTTCAAGACCAATCGGCAGGTGCCGCCATCGCCTGGCGACATTCCCTTCGCCTATACGGCGCAGCTTGCAATCTACCGGGCGCTCCTGCAGCCGCTTTATCCGGCGCATGCGTTTCGATGCGTGCTGATCTTCACCGAGGGGCCGGCAATCCACGTCGTTCCCGATCAAGCGCTCGACAGGAGCCTTGAAGACCTCGCGACAAAGTGA
- the trxA gene encoding thioredoxin encodes MATVKVDTSNFQQEVLNSAEPVVVDFWAEWCGPCKMIAPSLEEISNELAGKVKVAKLNIDENPELAAQYGVRSIPTLAMFKAGEVADIKVGAAPKTALSSWISTAVA; translated from the coding sequence ATGGCTACTGTAAAGGTCGATACGTCCAATTTTCAGCAGGAAGTGCTGAACTCCGCCGAGCCGGTGGTTGTCGATTTCTGGGCTGAATGGTGCGGCCCGTGCAAGATGATCGCGCCGAGCCTCGAGGAAATCTCGAACGAACTCGCCGGCAAGGTCAAGGTTGCCAAGCTCAACATCGACGAAAACCCGGAACTGGCCGCCCAGTACGGCGTTCGCTCGATCCCGACGCTCGCCATGTTCAAGGCCGGCGAAGTGGCCGACATCAAGGTTGGCGCCGCTCCGAAGACGGCTCTGTCCTCGTGGATCTCCACGGCGGTCGCATAA
- a CDS encoding folylpolyglutamate synthase/dihydrofolate synthase family protein codes for MAAVEASEAGYEIEKLLALHPKGFDLSLDRITRLLAALGNPQDRLPPVIHVAGTNGKGSATAFSRAILEAAGLSVHVHTSPHLVNWHERYRLGVKGGKGKLVSDPVLADAVRRVAEANGGEKITVFEILTAVTFVLFAEHPADVAIIEVGLGGRFDATNVIARPAVSVVMPISLDHQAYLGDRVELIAAEKAGIMKRGCPVVIGQQEEEAARDVLVSTAERLGCPMFVYGQDFMAHEEFGRLVYQDEGGLADLPLPKLPGRHQYANAAAAIRAVRAAGFDVSEAAIERGLAGVEWPGRLQRLTSGKLTHYGPVGAEIWVDGGHNPGAGQVIAEAMATFEERESRPLFLIIGMINTKEPIGYFRAFLDLAEQVFTVPIRGSDAGLDPVALASDAASVGFEASAVSSVAEALTIISNLVDEDPAPPRILIGGSLYLVGDVLADNGTPPK; via the coding sequence ATGGCAGCGGTGGAAGCCAGCGAAGCGGGCTATGAGATCGAAAAACTTCTCGCCCTTCACCCCAAGGGCTTCGACTTGTCGCTGGACAGGATCACCCGGCTTCTCGCAGCTCTCGGCAATCCCCAGGACCGCCTGCCGCCGGTGATCCATGTCGCCGGTACCAACGGCAAAGGCTCGGCAACCGCGTTTTCTCGGGCGATCCTGGAAGCAGCCGGCCTCAGTGTTCACGTCCATACCTCGCCACATCTCGTCAACTGGCACGAGCGCTATCGCCTGGGCGTCAAGGGCGGCAAGGGGAAGCTCGTCAGCGATCCCGTTCTCGCCGATGCCGTGCGTCGCGTTGCTGAAGCCAATGGCGGCGAGAAGATCACCGTCTTCGAGATCCTGACCGCCGTTACCTTCGTGCTCTTTGCCGAGCATCCGGCCGATGTAGCGATCATCGAGGTCGGCCTTGGCGGTCGTTTCGATGCGACCAACGTCATTGCCCGTCCGGCCGTTTCGGTCGTCATGCCGATCTCGCTCGACCATCAGGCCTATCTCGGCGATCGGGTGGAGCTGATTGCCGCCGAAAAGGCAGGCATCATGAAGCGTGGTTGCCCTGTGGTGATCGGCCAGCAGGAGGAAGAGGCCGCCCGGGATGTGCTGGTCTCGACCGCCGAGCGCCTCGGCTGCCCGATGTTCGTCTACGGCCAGGATTTCATGGCGCATGAGGAGTTCGGTCGCCTCGTCTATCAGGACGAAGGCGGGCTCGCCGACCTGCCGCTGCCGAAGCTGCCGGGCCGCCACCAGTATGCCAATGCCGCAGCGGCGATCCGCGCGGTACGGGCCGCCGGTTTCGATGTGTCAGAAGCGGCGATCGAGCGTGGTCTTGCGGGCGTCGAATGGCCCGGACGCCTGCAGCGGCTGACCAGCGGCAAACTCACGCATTACGGTCCGGTTGGCGCGGAAATCTGGGTCGATGGCGGCCACAATCCCGGTGCCGGCCAGGTGATCGCCGAGGCGATGGCAACCTTCGAGGAGCGCGAATCGCGACCCTTGTTCCTGATCATCGGCATGATCAACACCAAGGAGCCGATCGGCTACTTCCGCGCCTTCCTTGATCTCGCTGAACAGGTCTTCACCGTTCCGATCCGCGGCTCCGATGCTGGGCTTGATCCGGTGGCGCTTGCCAGCGACGCCGCATCGGTCGGCTTCGAGGCGTCCGCGGTCTCGTCCGTCGCCGAGGCGCTGACGATCATCTCCAATCTGGTCGACGAAGACCCGGCGCCGCCGCGCATCCTGATCGGCGGCTCGCTCTATCTGGTGGGCGACGTGCTTGCCGACAACGGCACGCCGCCGAAGTGA
- the accD gene encoding acetyl-CoA carboxylase, carboxyltransferase subunit beta has product MNWITNYVRPKINSMLGRREVPENLWIKCPETGEMVFHRDLEENKWVIPQSGFHMKMPAKARLKDLFDGGIFEALPQPKVAQDPLKFRDSKKYSDRLRDSRAKTELEDTIVAGLGRVQGVKLVAVVHEFNFIGGSLGMAAGEAIIKAFERAISEKCPLVIFPASGGARMQEGILSLMQLPRTTVAVNMLKEAGLPYIVVLTNPTTGGVTASYAMLGDIHMAEPGAEIGFAGKRVIEQTLREKLPEGFQTSEYLLEHGMVDMVVKRHDLPSTLARVLKILMKKPAEASKLNGGTQPAALPVAASA; this is encoded by the coding sequence GTGAACTGGATCACAAACTACGTTCGGCCGAAGATCAACTCGATGCTGGGCCGCCGGGAAGTTCCGGAAAATCTCTGGATCAAGTGCCCGGAAACCGGCGAGATGGTGTTCCACCGCGATCTCGAGGAAAACAAGTGGGTCATCCCGCAGTCCGGCTTCCACATGAAGATGCCGGCCAAGGCGCGGTTGAAGGACCTGTTCGACGGCGGCATCTTTGAAGCGCTTCCGCAGCCTAAGGTTGCCCAGGATCCGCTGAAGTTCCGCGATTCCAAGAAGTACTCGGACCGTCTGCGCGACAGCCGTGCCAAGACCGAACTTGAAGACACGATCGTTGCCGGTCTCGGCCGCGTCCAGGGCGTCAAGCTCGTCGCCGTCGTGCACGAATTCAACTTCATTGGCGGCTCGCTCGGCATGGCTGCCGGCGAGGCGATCATCAAGGCCTTCGAACGGGCAATTTCCGAGAAGTGCCCGCTGGTCATCTTCCCGGCTTCCGGCGGCGCGCGCATGCAGGAAGGCATCCTGTCGCTGATGCAGCTGCCGCGCACCACGGTTGCCGTCAACATGCTCAAGGAAGCGGGCCTTCCCTATATCGTCGTGCTCACCAACCCGACCACCGGTGGCGTTACCGCATCCTACGCGATGCTCGGCGACATTCACATGGCCGAGCCGGGCGCTGAAATCGGCTTTGCCGGCAAGCGCGTGATCGAGCAGACGCTGCGCGAGAAGCTGCCGGAAGGTTTCCAGACGTCGGAATACCTGCTGGAGCATGGCATGGTCGACATGGTCGTCAAGCGCCATGATCTGCCGTCGACGCTCGCCCGGGTTCTGAAGATCCTGATGAAGAAGCCGGCGGAAGCCTCGAAGCTCAACGGCGGCACGCAGCCGGCCGCCTTGCCGGTCGCTGCCAGCGCCTGA
- the trpA gene encoding tryptophan synthase subunit alpha: MTARMDKRFADVAAEGRPVLVTYFMGGDPDFETSVSIMKALPKAGADVIELGMPFSDPMADGPAIQLAGQRSLKGGQTLEKTLEIARRFREDDERTPIVLMGYYNPIYIYGVDRFLTDALSAGIDGLIVVDLPPEMDDELCIPALEKGINFIRLATPTTDDRRLPKVLENTSGFVYYVSMNGITGSALPDPSLIGGAVGRIKAHTNLPVCVGFGVKTAEHARAIGASADGVVVGTAIVNQIASSLTEEGKATDATVPGVEALVRGLSAGVRSARLAAAE, translated from the coding sequence ATGACCGCACGCATGGACAAGCGATTTGCCGATGTCGCGGCCGAAGGACGTCCGGTCCTCGTCACCTATTTCATGGGCGGCGATCCGGATTTCGAGACGTCGGTCTCGATCATGAAGGCGCTGCCGAAGGCCGGCGCCGACGTCATCGAACTCGGCATGCCGTTCTCTGACCCGATGGCCGACGGCCCGGCGATCCAGTTGGCTGGCCAGCGCTCGCTGAAGGGCGGCCAGACGCTTGAAAAGACGCTCGAAATCGCCCGCCGCTTCCGCGAGGACGACGAGCGCACCCCGATCGTGCTGATGGGCTATTACAACCCGATCTATATCTACGGCGTCGACCGCTTCCTGACGGATGCGCTTTCAGCCGGGATCGACGGCCTGATCGTCGTCGACCTGCCGCCGGAAATGGACGACGAGCTCTGCATCCCGGCGCTGGAAAAGGGCATCAACTTCATTCGCCTGGCGACGCCGACCACGGACGACCGTCGCCTGCCGAAGGTGCTCGAAAACACCTCCGGTTTCGTCTACTACGTGTCGATGAACGGCATCACTGGATCGGCTCTGCCCGATCCGTCGTTGATCGGTGGCGCCGTCGGGCGTATCAAGGCACACACCAATCTGCCCGTTTGCGTCGGTTTCGGCGTCAAGACGGCGGAACATGCAAGGGCCATCGGAGCATCTGCCGATGGTGTGGTCGTCGGTACGGCGATCGTCAACCAGATCGCGTCGAGCCTGACCGAAGAGGGCAAGGCGACCGATGCGACGGTTCCGGGTGTCGAAGCGCTGGTGAGAGGGCTCTCGGCAGGCGTGCGGTCCGCACGTCTCGCAGCAGCCGAATAA
- the trpB gene encoding tryptophan synthase subunit beta — translation MNQAPKLNSFRGGPDEDGRFGIFGGRFVAETLMPLILDLQNEWDNAKNDPAFKAELEHLGAHYIGRPSPLYFAERLTAELGGAKIYFKREELNHTGSHKINNCIGQILLAKRMGKTRIIAETGAGQHGVASATVAARFGLPCVVYMGATDVERQAPNVFRMKLLGAEVKPVTAGSGTLKDAMNEALRDWVTNVDNTYYLIGTAAGPHPYPEMVRDFQAVIGQEAKEQMLAAEGRLPDLVIAAVGGGSNAIGIFHPFLDDESVKIVGVEAGGKGIEGDEHCASITAGSPGVLHGNRTYLLQDGDGQIKEGHSISAGLDYPGIGPEHAWLNDVGRVEYVPIMDHEALEAFQTLTRLEGIIPALEPSHALAEVIKRAPKMGKDEIILMNLSGRGDKDIFTVGKLLGMGQ, via the coding sequence GTGAACCAGGCGCCAAAGTTGAATTCCTTCCGGGGTGGCCCGGACGAGGACGGCCGTTTCGGTATCTTCGGCGGCCGCTTCGTGGCCGAAACTCTGATGCCGCTGATCCTCGATCTCCAGAACGAGTGGGACAACGCGAAGAACGATCCGGCCTTCAAGGCGGAGCTGGAACATCTCGGCGCGCATTATATCGGCCGCCCGAGCCCGCTCTACTTCGCTGAACGGCTGACGGCGGAGCTTGGCGGCGCCAAGATCTACTTCAAGCGCGAAGAGCTGAACCACACCGGTTCCCACAAGATCAACAATTGCATTGGCCAGATCCTGCTCGCCAAGCGCATGGGCAAGACGCGCATCATCGCTGAGACCGGCGCCGGCCAGCATGGCGTGGCCTCGGCAACCGTCGCCGCCCGCTTCGGCCTGCCTTGCGTCGTCTACATGGGTGCGACCGACGTCGAGCGCCAGGCGCCGAACGTTTTCCGCATGAAGCTCCTGGGCGCCGAGGTAAAGCCGGTAACCGCCGGCAGCGGCACGCTCAAGGACGCCATGAATGAAGCGCTGCGTGACTGGGTCACCAATGTCGACAACACCTACTACCTGATCGGCACGGCTGCCGGCCCGCATCCCTATCCGGAGATGGTCCGCGATTTCCAGGCCGTCATCGGCCAGGAAGCCAAGGAGCAGATGCTCGCTGCCGAAGGCCGGCTGCCGGATCTCGTCATTGCCGCCGTTGGTGGTGGCTCCAACGCGATCGGCATCTTCCATCCGTTCCTCGATGACGAGAGCGTCAAGATCGTCGGCGTCGAAGCCGGCGGCAAGGGCATTGAAGGCGACGAGCATTGCGCCTCGATCACCGCCGGTTCGCCGGGCGTGCTGCACGGCAACCGCACCTATCTGCTGCAGGACGGCGACGGACAGATCAAGGAAGGCCATTCGATTTCGGCCGGCCTCGATTATCCCGGCATCGGTCCGGAGCACGCCTGGCTCAACGATGTCGGCCGCGTCGAATACGTGCCGATCATGGACCACGAAGCGCTCGAAGCCTTCCAGACGCTGACCCGTCTCGAGGGCATCATCCCGGCGCTCGAGCCGTCGCATGCGCTTGCCGAGGTGATCAAGCGCGCGCCGAAGATGGGCAAGGACGAGATCATCCTGATGAACCTCTCCGGCCGTGGCGACAAGGACATCTTCACCGTCGGCAAGTTACTGGGAATGGGGCAGTAA
- a CDS encoding phosphoribosylanthranilate isomerase — MKTQVKICGLKTAEAAERAVALGASHVGFIFFPKSPRNIEPDDAGRIADRIRGQAKIVAVTVNADNDELDEIVSALNPDILQLHGSEDADRLLTVKAMYGLPVMKAFSVREASDLEKIDAYIGIADRFLFDAKPPKGSELPGGNGVSFDWKLLDALDGSVDYMLSGGLNADNIGEAMAQTSARAIDISSGVESAPGVKDLKLMESFFNAVRQAEADMPRSGSRT; from the coding sequence ATGAAAACCCAAGTGAAGATATGCGGGCTGAAGACCGCGGAAGCGGCGGAGCGTGCTGTCGCGCTCGGCGCATCCCATGTCGGCTTCATCTTTTTCCCGAAGAGCCCCAGGAACATCGAGCCCGACGATGCCGGCCGCATCGCCGACAGGATTCGCGGCCAGGCGAAGATTGTCGCCGTCACCGTCAATGCCGACAATGACGAGCTCGATGAAATCGTTTCGGCGCTCAACCCGGATATCCTGCAGCTTCATGGCAGCGAGGACGCGGATCGACTGCTGACGGTCAAGGCAATGTATGGCCTTCCCGTCATGAAGGCCTTTTCGGTGCGCGAAGCATCGGACCTTGAAAAGATCGATGCCTATATAGGCATCGCCGATCGCTTCCTCTTCGATGCCAAGCCGCCAAAAGGGTCCGAATTGCCCGGTGGCAACGGCGTTTCCTTTGACTGGAAGCTGCTCGATGCGCTTGACGGAAGCGTCGATTACATGCTTTCCGGTGGTCTTAACGCCGATAACATTGGCGAGGCCATGGCGCAGACCAGCGCGCGTGCCATCGATATCTCCTCCGGCGTCGAGAGCGCGCCGGGCGTCAAGGATCTGAAGCTCATGGAATCGTTTTTCAATGCCGTTCGCCAGGCAGAGGCGGACATGCCACGGTCAGGGAGCAGGACGTGA
- a CDS encoding YqaE/Pmp3 family membrane protein encodes MRLLLALILPWLQFFTIGRPFAGLICLILQLTLIGWVPAAIWSVYALSQYKTDEKIREALRHRA; translated from the coding sequence ATGCGCCTGTTGCTCGCGCTTATCCTGCCCTGGCTGCAGTTTTTTACCATCGGCCGCCCCTTTGCCGGCCTCATTTGCCTGATCCTGCAACTGACGCTGATCGGCTGGGTACCGGCGGCGATCTGGTCGGTCTATGCCCTCAGCCAATACAAGACCGACGAGAAGATCCGCGAAGCGCTGCGCCACCGCGCATAA
- a CDS encoding M48 family metallopeptidase, with product MFPSFKRRIQPAPPATTRQIEVAGKSLPLTIKQNARATRMTLRIEPGGRALKMTVPQGLPEREVNAFLTRHQGWLMTKLARFSGESQIEEGGSILIRGVSHRIERTGKIRGLTEAIVIDDEPVLRVSGGEEHLNRRIVDFLKKEARQDLDRLVAIYTGRIGRRAKSLSLKDTRSRWGSCSADGALSFSWRIVMAPPRVIAYLAAHEVAHLQEMNHGPNFWALCGRLCPDTEDAKRWLRRNGTMLHAIDFD from the coding sequence ATGTTCCCTTCCTTCAAGCGGCGCATTCAACCTGCACCACCCGCAACGACGCGGCAGATCGAGGTCGCCGGCAAGTCCCTGCCGCTGACGATCAAGCAGAACGCGCGCGCGACGCGCATGACGCTGCGCATCGAGCCGGGCGGCCGGGCTCTGAAGATGACCGTGCCGCAGGGCCTCCCCGAGCGAGAGGTCAACGCCTTCCTGACACGACACCAGGGCTGGCTGATGACCAAGCTCGCGCGCTTCTCTGGCGAGAGCCAGATCGAGGAGGGCGGTTCCATCCTCATTCGCGGCGTCTCCCACCGCATCGAGCGCACCGGCAAGATCCGCGGGCTCACGGAAGCGATCGTGATCGATGACGAACCGGTGCTGCGCGTCAGCGGCGGCGAGGAACACCTCAACCGGCGCATCGTCGATTTCCTGAAGAAGGAAGCCCGCCAGGACCTCGACCGGTTGGTGGCGATCTACACCGGCCGTATCGGCCGACGGGCAAAGTCGCTGTCGCTCAAGGACACGCGCAGCCGCTGGGGATCATGCTCGGCCGACGGGGCGTTGAGTTTCTCCTGGCGCATCGTCATGGCGCCGCCAAGGGTCATCGCCTATCTCGCGGCGCATGAAGTGGCGCATCTGCAGGAAATGAACCACGGCCCGAACTTCTGGGCGCTCTGCGGCAGATTGTGCCCCGATACGGAGGACGCCAAGCGCTGGCTCCGCCGCAACGGCACGATGCTTCACGCGATCGACTTCGATTGA
- a CDS encoding DUF2852 domain-containing protein, giving the protein MNQSAMIRPDWTPATIALMVLGFVVFWPLGLAMLAYILFGEKLKTFKKDANDTVDGMCSAFKRGGRRSNWTHRTGNVAFDDWREAELTRLDEERRKLDEMREEFDSYARELRRAKDQEEFDRFMRDRKNGGSGPIVEAH; this is encoded by the coding sequence ATGAACCAATCTGCAATGATCCGTCCGGATTGGACGCCCGCGACCATCGCCCTGATGGTGCTTGGCTTCGTGGTCTTCTGGCCGCTCGGCCTGGCCATGCTCGCCTACATTCTCTTTGGCGAAAAGCTCAAGACGTTCAAGAAAGACGCAAACGATACGGTGGATGGCATGTGCTCGGCTTTCAAGCGCGGCGGCCGCCGTTCCAACTGGACGCATCGCACCGGCAACGTCGCCTTCGACGACTGGCGCGAAGCTGAACTTACCCGTCTCGACGAGGAACGCCGCAAGCTCGACGAGATGCGCGAAGAATTCGACAGCTATGCGCGCGAGCTTCGCCGCGCCAAGGACCAGGAAGAGTTCGACCGCTTCATGCGTGACCGCAAGAACGGCGGCTCGGGCCCGATTGTCGAAGCCCACTGA